A genome region from Fodinibius salicampi includes the following:
- a CDS encoding histone deacetylase family protein: protein MRVSYAPSYYAPIPDDHIFPMGKFTGLHRYLLDEEIIAPGNIVAPSPVDMTNLLTVHTNNYAKGILEGTLDRKKSRRLGLPWSRRLALRSRLAVQGTINAALMALEDGMAGNLAGGTHHAMPDFGEGFCVFNDVAVAVKVLQQSMWASNILIIDCDVHQGNGTAEIFKNNAEVFTFSIHGANNYPFKKPPSSLDIGLPDGTEDKDYLQVLGEALHKIFTQFHPDLTFYLGGIDPLETDQLGRLSLSIDGLKRRDELVIRKVKSHDVPLVLLLSGGYAPTLKETVEAHAQMYGIAQKYCY from the coding sequence TTGAGAGTATCTTACGCACCTTCTTATTACGCACCAATTCCGGATGATCATATTTTCCCAATGGGAAAGTTTACGGGTCTACATAGGTACCTGTTGGATGAAGAGATTATTGCTCCCGGTAATATTGTCGCTCCATCTCCGGTGGATATGACCAACCTCCTTACGGTACATACCAACAATTACGCGAAGGGGATCCTGGAAGGAACACTTGATCGCAAGAAAAGTCGGCGCTTGGGTTTGCCTTGGTCCCGGAGGTTAGCATTGCGTTCTCGACTGGCGGTACAGGGAACAATTAATGCTGCTTTAATGGCTCTTGAGGATGGGATGGCTGGGAATTTGGCTGGAGGAACACATCATGCCATGCCTGATTTTGGTGAAGGATTTTGTGTGTTTAATGATGTGGCAGTAGCCGTTAAAGTATTGCAGCAGTCTATGTGGGCCTCTAATATTTTAATAATAGACTGCGATGTTCACCAAGGAAATGGAACCGCTGAAATATTTAAAAATAATGCAGAGGTGTTTACTTTTTCAATCCATGGGGCCAACAACTACCCGTTTAAAAAGCCACCTTCGTCTCTGGATATAGGACTACCGGATGGAACCGAAGACAAAGATTACCTCCAGGTATTGGGGGAAGCCCTACATAAGATATTTACTCAGTTTCATCCAGATTTAACATTTTATTTGGGAGGAATAGATCCTCTTGAAACCGACCAGCTGGGTCGTTTATCGCTAAGTATAGACGGATTAAAAAGACGTGACGAACTTGTTATCAGAAAAGTTAAAAGCCATGATGTGCCTTTGGTATTGTTATTATCCGGAGGATATGCTCCAACGTTAAAAGAGACTGTAGAAGCACATGCACAGATGTATGGAATCGCACAAAAATATTGTTATTGA
- the tmk gene encoding dTMP kinase translates to MFITFEGIDGSGKSTQIANLKKAFEREGAEVKVFRDPGGTEVSEKVRNILLNPNYDIDPVTELLLFSSARSQLVAEKVLPALEEGCIVILDRFYDSTTAYQGYGRASVSLEEIHRLNSIASHKRAPDLTIYMKVSLDEAKKRMKDKEKDRMEQAGDFFFEKVIKGFNSLSKQEERFYTVDATQPAHKVGEQIWTHVETFFKGGENR, encoded by the coding sequence GTGTTTATAACATTTGAAGGAATAGACGGGAGCGGCAAATCAACCCAGATAGCTAATCTAAAAAAAGCTTTTGAGCGGGAGGGGGCAGAGGTAAAAGTTTTTCGGGATCCCGGAGGAACGGAGGTATCTGAAAAAGTTCGCAATATCTTATTAAATCCTAATTATGATATTGATCCTGTTACGGAATTGTTGCTTTTTTCGTCTGCGCGATCCCAGTTAGTCGCAGAAAAAGTTTTGCCAGCCTTGGAGGAAGGGTGTATCGTTATCTTAGACCGGTTTTATGATTCTACTACCGCTTACCAGGGTTATGGAAGAGCGTCAGTATCTTTAGAGGAGATTCACCGATTAAATAGCATTGCCAGCCATAAACGCGCACCAGACCTGACGATTTATATGAAAGTTTCACTGGATGAAGCTAAAAAAAGGATGAAAGATAAGGAGAAAGATCGCATGGAGCAGGCAGGAGATTTCTTTTTTGAAAAAGTAATTAAAGGATTTAACAGCTTATCTAAACAAGAAGAAAGGTTCTATACTGTGGATGCAACACAGCCCGCCCATAAGGTCGGGGAACAAATCTGGACTCATGTGGAGACCTTTTTTAAAGGAGGTGAAAACAGGTAG
- a CDS encoding 1-deoxy-D-xylulose-5-phosphate reductoisomerase has translation MNPKNIVILGSTGSIGVQALDIIREHPDRFNLLALSCNNSWEKMAKQIKEFEPEFGLIANKKHFSVLNEAISETDTTLLSGKEELLNLATLEKADIVLNSLVGYAGFEPTLEALKAGNKVALANKESLVVGGALINKIVGESKGQLIPVDSEHSAMLQCLLGEPIDEVENLIITASGGPFRTWNKKQMEGITVDDALNHPNWSMGAKITVDSATMMNKGLEIIEAHWLFDIPYERIEAVVHPESIIHSVVTFNDGSSKAQLGPPTMKVPIMYAFTYPDREELHVPRLDWGEAFQLNFEPVDYDRFPCLRLALEAGRDGGFAPAILNAANEVAVSRFLKEEISYIQIADIIESSLVRLNNSGPFTLESLKKIDKEARKLALTF, from the coding sequence TTGAATCCCAAAAACATTGTCATACTTGGTTCTACCGGTTCCATCGGTGTGCAAGCGCTGGATATCATCCGTGAGCATCCCGATAGGTTTAACCTGTTGGCTCTCAGCTGTAATAACAGCTGGGAGAAAATGGCTAAACAGATAAAAGAGTTTGAGCCTGAATTTGGGCTTATTGCCAATAAAAAACACTTTTCTGTACTTAATGAGGCAATATCTGAGACCGATACCACGCTGTTAAGCGGCAAAGAAGAACTGTTGAATCTTGCTACTTTGGAGAAAGCTGATATTGTATTAAACAGTTTGGTGGGCTACGCGGGATTCGAACCGACCCTTGAAGCACTTAAAGCGGGAAACAAAGTAGCGCTTGCCAACAAAGAATCGCTGGTAGTGGGGGGAGCTTTAATAAATAAAATTGTAGGAGAAAGTAAGGGGCAACTTATCCCTGTGGATTCTGAACATAGCGCTATGCTACAGTGCTTGCTAGGAGAACCTATTGATGAAGTGGAGAATCTGATCATTACCGCCAGCGGAGGCCCATTCCGAACCTGGAATAAAAAACAGATGGAAGGTATAACGGTTGATGATGCCCTTAATCACCCAAACTGGTCAATGGGCGCCAAAATAACCGTCGATTCCGCTACTATGATGAATAAGGGACTGGAAATTATCGAGGCACATTGGCTGTTTGATATACCCTATGAACGGATTGAGGCTGTGGTGCATCCGGAAAGTATAATACATTCAGTAGTAACCTTTAATGACGGTTCTAGTAAGGCCCAACTTGGTCCCCCGACAATGAAAGTACCCATTATGTATGCCTTCACCTATCCTGACCGGGAAGAATTGCATGTCCCCCGACTTGATTGGGGAGAGGCTTTTCAGCTTAACTTTGAGCCCGTGGATTATGATCGTTTTCCATGCTTGAGATTAGCCCTTGAGGCCGGCCGCGACGGTGGATTTGCCCCGGCCATTTTAAATGCGGCAAATGAGGTGGCGGTCAGTCGGTTCCTCAAAGAGGAAATTTCGTATATTCAAATAGCAGATATTATAGAATCATCCCTTGTACGACTCAACAATTCCGGACCTTTTACGTTAGAGTCCTTAAAGAAAATTGATAAAGAAGCCAGAAAGTTGGCTTTAACCTTTTAA
- the aroE gene encoding shikimate dehydrogenase: MNLTSFLESQEVTRPHYVLFGNPVEHSLSPLMHNLALEYYDMEERYHAVELQSNELSILASYLNKDTLKGANITIPYKQKIAEYLDEIDSAARAVGAVNTIVKKDYRLKGYNTDVSGFLAPLEDYLDDIMGGRSIIFGTGGASRALVTALSRVGMEEIYLVSRKPARINSFNSFENVQIISYPEWNAYGEDAILIVNATPLGMAPRVESSPVGAGEQQYLQDSICYDIVYNPLKTTFLKQAETAGAETIGGLEMLIEQGSRSFEYWTGNSFPLDIIRERLYGKLEE, translated from the coding sequence ATGAATCTGACGTCTTTTCTCGAGAGTCAAGAAGTAACTCGTCCACATTATGTTTTGTTTGGAAATCCTGTTGAGCACAGCCTTTCTCCCTTAATGCATAACTTAGCTCTGGAATATTATGATATGGAGGAGCGCTATCATGCAGTTGAACTCCAGAGTAATGAACTGAGCATACTTGCTTCTTACCTAAACAAGGATACGTTAAAAGGGGCAAATATAACCATTCCCTATAAGCAAAAAATAGCCGAATATTTAGATGAGATTGATTCGGCTGCCAGAGCAGTAGGGGCGGTGAATACTATCGTAAAGAAGGATTACAGGCTTAAAGGATATAATACGGATGTAAGCGGTTTTTTAGCTCCACTAGAAGATTATCTGGATGATATTATGGGAGGGAGGTCTATCATTTTTGGAACAGGCGGGGCCTCAAGGGCTCTTGTTACGGCACTGAGTCGAGTAGGGATGGAGGAGATATATCTTGTTTCAAGAAAGCCCGCCAGGATTAATTCTTTTAACTCCTTTGAGAACGTACAAATAATTTCATATCCCGAGTGGAATGCTTATGGCGAAGATGCTATTTTGATTGTCAATGCTACTCCACTTGGAATGGCCCCCCGGGTAGAATCATCTCCAGTTGGAGCGGGAGAACAGCAATACCTGCAGGATTCTATTTGTTATGATATTGTCTATAATCCTCTTAAAACAACATTTCTAAAGCAGGCGGAAACCGCAGGTGCAGAAACCATTGGGGGACTCGAAATGTTAATAGAACAGGGTAGTCGCTCATTTGAATATTGGACCGGTAATTCATTTCCATTGGATATAATTCGCGAAAGATTATATGGGAAACTTGAAGAGTGA
- the pgeF gene encoding peptidoglycan editing factor PgeF, translating into MGNLKSDFSFIIPEVIKKDDAVEAWFTLKNSAYQAPDSHIKGLNLGFNTSDDESAILKNRLALLASLNIDEEWVAYADQVHSNRVQVVNEGGTYSATDGLITTLPGLTLAIQVADCAAVLLWDPINYVVGAFHAGWRGAVAKIVPKGLQIMRREGAEIQVLKAFISPCLALENFEVGTEVAEQFPTEFVDYNQFSKPHVDLKRFLVHQLREEGMGTAQIEVREECTIEDEDHFYSYRREGDNSGRMMALIRLKR; encoded by the coding sequence ATGGGAAACTTGAAGAGTGATTTTTCTTTCATTATTCCTGAAGTCATAAAAAAAGATGATGCGGTTGAGGCATGGTTTACACTCAAAAACAGTGCCTATCAAGCTCCTGACAGCCATATTAAAGGCCTCAATTTAGGTTTTAATACGTCTGATGATGAATCAGCAATTCTGAAAAACCGCTTGGCATTACTTGCTTCTTTAAACATCGATGAGGAGTGGGTTGCTTATGCCGACCAAGTCCACAGTAATCGGGTTCAGGTGGTAAATGAAGGGGGGACATACAGTGCCACAGATGGCTTAATTACAACATTACCAGGCTTAACGCTGGCCATACAGGTAGCGGATTGCGCTGCCGTATTACTTTGGGATCCGATCAATTACGTAGTAGGTGCCTTCCATGCAGGATGGAGAGGAGCTGTCGCCAAAATTGTTCCCAAAGGATTACAAATAATGCGACGAGAAGGAGCTGAAATTCAAGTACTAAAGGCGTTTATAAGTCCCTGCTTAGCTCTTGAAAATTTTGAGGTGGGAACTGAAGTGGCGGAACAATTTCCAACAGAATTCGTTGATTATAATCAATTTTCGAAACCCCATGTTGATTTGAAACGGTTTTTAGTACATCAGCTCAGGGAGGAAGGAATGGGAACAGCTCAGATCGAAGTTCGCGAAGAATGCACGATCGAAGATGAAGATCATTTTTATTCCTACCGCAGAGAAGGAGATAACAGCGGACGTATGATGGCGCTAATCCGGTTAAAACGATAA
- a CDS encoding SRPBCC family protein, with amino-acid sequence MAHERIDVDLPLAKVYEYLSDPTYFPHFFERIDHVNKVNSQTFEFATQMGGKDYQWTTNIIDNLRNTRFAWITINGNLNQTGTIRFTPLDNGERTRVDFSLDYRTFFGEPEEELAEFIQALPAQMKKDLQRFKEEAEADTFKQNADDTLEEIEAADEAEEEEAAA; translated from the coding sequence ATGGCGCACGAAAGAATTGATGTTGATCTGCCACTGGCCAAAGTCTACGAATACTTAAGTGATCCAACTTACTTTCCGCACTTCTTTGAACGTATCGATCATGTAAATAAAGTGAATTCTCAGACTTTTGAGTTCGCAACTCAAATGGGAGGAAAGGATTATCAATGGACAACTAATATCATTGACAATCTACGAAATACCCGATTCGCATGGATTACTATTAACGGCAATCTAAATCAAACCGGAACTATTCGGTTTACTCCTCTAGACAATGGAGAACGTACGCGCGTCGATTTTAGCCTAGACTATCGAACATTTTTTGGAGAGCCCGAAGAAGAACTAGCCGAATTTATTCAGGCGCTTCCGGCACAAATGAAAAAAGATTTGCAGCGGTTCAAGGAAGAAGCTGAAGCTGATACTTTTAAACAAAATGCGGATGATACTCTTGAAGAAATAGAAGCTGCTGACGAAGCGGAAGAAGAGGAAGCAGCCGCATAA
- the rseP gene encoding RIP metalloprotease RseP: MEWILGLLSTLAIFAAALLILVFFHELGHFLAAKFFGMRVERFSLGFPPRIFGFKKGETDYCIGATPLGGYVKISGMIDESMDTEHLDEEPKPWEFRSKPVWQRIVVITAGVIFNMILAAIIYGGLAFSNGETKVQLDSVNEIYVAEGSLASQVGFQTGDRLVGVNGERVSYFNDLIAPEVMTSSTLQYIVERDGREATVTVADSLLDDIGQQGLISLANALPSKISNVQSGSPAEKAGLKAGDEITSINSQPVDYWVQAVELISSTEDSISLTINRQGEELSYELTTDANNKLGIYAPNPDSLFAIERFEYGFFESMGVGVERSNATVVGIVQGFSKMFSGDIAVRESLGGPVAIANITKEATDRGGWVGFWNITAFLSVTLAIMNILPIPVLDGGHLMFLIYEGITRREPSPKVRMWLQQIGFLLIIALFIFVTFNDIIRQFG; this comes from the coding sequence ATGGAATGGATTTTAGGTTTATTATCAACACTTGCAATTTTTGCTGCAGCTCTTCTTATACTGGTATTTTTTCATGAGCTGGGACATTTTTTAGCGGCGAAGTTTTTTGGGATGCGTGTTGAGCGTTTCTCATTGGGATTTCCTCCCCGTATCTTTGGTTTTAAAAAAGGAGAAACTGATTATTGCATCGGGGCGACTCCATTGGGAGGATATGTAAAAATATCTGGCATGATTGATGAGAGTATGGATACCGAACACCTCGATGAGGAACCTAAACCCTGGGAGTTTCGCAGCAAACCTGTGTGGCAGCGTATCGTTGTTATTACAGCGGGTGTTATTTTTAATATGATTTTGGCTGCAATTATATATGGCGGCTTGGCATTTAGTAATGGGGAAACCAAGGTTCAACTTGATAGTGTCAATGAAATTTATGTGGCCGAAGGTTCTCTTGCATCGCAGGTGGGGTTTCAGACAGGCGACAGACTTGTAGGAGTTAACGGAGAGCGAGTATCATATTTTAATGATCTTATAGCTCCTGAAGTTATGACTTCTTCAACCCTCCAATATATTGTAGAACGGGATGGGCGGGAAGCAACGGTAACAGTGGCAGATAGCCTGCTCGATGATATTGGTCAACAGGGATTGATTAGCCTGGCTAATGCTTTACCGAGTAAAATAAGTAACGTACAGTCCGGAAGTCCCGCTGAAAAGGCCGGTTTGAAGGCTGGAGATGAAATTACTTCCATTAACAGCCAGCCGGTTGATTACTGGGTACAGGCCGTTGAGCTCATAAGCTCAACAGAAGATTCCATATCGCTGACGATTAACAGGCAAGGCGAAGAGTTGTCGTACGAACTTACTACTGATGCCAATAATAAACTGGGAATTTATGCGCCTAATCCGGATAGCCTTTTTGCCATTGAACGTTTCGAATATGGATTCTTCGAATCGATGGGTGTAGGTGTTGAGCGCTCCAATGCAACGGTAGTAGGTATCGTTCAGGGATTTAGCAAAATGTTTTCCGGCGACATAGCCGTACGGGAAAGTCTCGGCGGACCGGTTGCAATAGCAAATATTACAAAAGAAGCCACTGACAGAGGGGGCTGGGTTGGTTTCTGGAATATTACCGCTTTCCTGAGTGTCACACTGGCTATCATGAATATTCTTCCTATACCGGTACTCGACGGAGGACATCTGATGTTTCTTATCTATGAAGGAATTACCCGGCGCGAACCCTCGCCTAAAGTACGGATGTGGCTTCAGCAGATCGGGTTCCTGCTTATTATTGCTCTTTTCATTTTCGTTACATTTAATGATATAATCCGACAGTTCGGCTAA
- a CDS encoding PspC domain-containing protein: protein MTAKTRQQSATQSIDSFMDIDERKLHQTMEEFLEEEEKEKTNIWNFATIAGLAMFFVGMMYVIQLIGLSWGPDLSGFINALPLIGGVLVTLVGFGYFVGDRKKVKQAQKEKKRKQKRAKEYDFNFDKEEKKDFTLDNDLGEKKSQKGYSEEKYRFDRYAFRQSKKLYKSRSDKKIAGVCGGLAKYFGISSTVVRLLFVITLFAGSGMSLLIYIALAIVLDKEPPEMDSQFDF, encoded by the coding sequence ATGACAGCAAAAACAAGACAACAATCAGCTACACAATCAATTGATTCCTTTATGGATATTGATGAGCGGAAGCTGCATCAAACGATGGAGGAATTTCTCGAGGAAGAGGAAAAGGAAAAAACCAATATCTGGAATTTTGCTACAATCGCGGGACTTGCAATGTTTTTTGTGGGTATGATGTATGTAATACAGCTGATTGGATTAAGCTGGGGGCCCGATCTTTCCGGGTTTATTAATGCCTTGCCGCTTATTGGAGGAGTATTGGTGACCTTGGTTGGTTTTGGTTATTTTGTAGGTGATCGAAAAAAAGTAAAGCAGGCACAAAAGGAGAAAAAACGAAAGCAGAAGAGAGCTAAGGAGTACGATTTTAATTTTGATAAAGAGGAGAAAAAAGACTTTACACTAGATAATGATTTAGGGGAAAAGAAGTCGCAGAAAGGATATTCTGAAGAAAAGTATCGGTTTGATCGATATGCTTTCCGGCAGTCTAAAAAATTATATAAATCTCGTTCCGATAAGAAGATCGCCGGTGTATGCGGAGGATTGGCTAAGTACTTTGGGATTAGCAGTACCGTGGTGCGGCTCCTTTTTGTCATTACACTCTTCGCGGGGTCTGGGATGTCATTGCTGATTTATATTGCTTTGGCCATAGTGTTGGACAAAGAACCACCTGAAATGGATAGTCAATTCGATTTTTAA
- a CDS encoding 5-formyltetrahydrofolate cyclo-ligase, with protein sequence MDKRERKEIIREELRKNRRDISDANFREWSDKIISKLKDQREYKTARIIHAYVSMNDRREVNTHSLILEILNEQKKMVVPVTQFKAGNLRHFYLESYNELKPNKWGVLEPEGGEECPIEKIELVIVPMVGGDEQGYRIGYGGGFYDRFLEDITCPKIGLCFEQNMVDELPIEPFDIALDKIITEKRIIRR encoded by the coding sequence ATGGATAAAAGAGAAAGGAAGGAGATTATCCGGGAAGAACTTAGAAAAAATAGAAGGGATATTTCGGATGCCAATTTCAGGGAATGGTCGGATAAGATTATTTCAAAGCTAAAAGATCAACGTGAGTATAAGACGGCTCGAATTATTCACGCCTACGTTTCCATGAATGACCGACGAGAGGTCAATACCCATTCGTTAATCCTAGAGATATTGAATGAACAAAAAAAAATGGTCGTACCGGTCACCCAATTTAAGGCTGGAAATCTGCGTCATTTCTACTTGGAGTCATATAATGAACTAAAGCCTAATAAATGGGGCGTACTGGAACCGGAAGGTGGCGAAGAGTGTCCAATTGAAAAAATAGAGTTGGTTATTGTTCCCATGGTGGGGGGAGATGAACAGGGTTACCGCATTGGCTACGGAGGAGGATTCTATGATCGTTTCCTGGAGGATATTACATGTCCGAAAATAGGGCTTTGTTTTGAACAAAATATGGTTGATGAACTACCAATTGAACCTTTTGATATTGCCCTGGATAAAATTATTACGGAAAAACGGATTATTAGAAGATAG